The sequence below is a genomic window from Falco naumanni isolate bFalNau1 unplaced genomic scaffold, bFalNau1.pat scaffold_281_arrow_pat_ctg1, whole genome shotgun sequence.
AGGAGTGCGTCAAGGAGAAGCTGAGCCTCATCCATGGCTTCCTCCAAGCCGACGTCCAGAACCAGTTGAGCGAACTGGAAGCCAAACTCCGCTGCAAAGAGCTCTCGGAGGTGAGACGCCCCCAACCCCCCAGGTTTTTTGGTGGCTTTGGGGTTGTGGCGGCGCCGTGGCCGGGTGGTTTAACCgctgctctcccctcccaggAGAGGTACCTGGCCAAGGTGAAGGCCCTGCTGCACCAAGAGCTGGCGGTGGAGAATGGGGCCGCGGCGCCGCTGTTGCAGGCATCCAATGGCTGCGCCAAAAACGGCGCCTACGGGAGCGACGAGGACTCGGAGCGAGCCGGGCCCGACGGGGAAGAAGACAGCGCGATGGAGATGGAGGAAGCAGTGGAGGAAGCagccacctcttcctcctcctctttatCGGTCCCCACGCCGCGGGCGCGCAAGGCCAGGAGGAGCCGCTCCAACGGGGAGAGTAAAAGTAATGGCGGCGCCGGGGGCGACTTGGTTTTCCGTTCTCTTTCCCGACAGatttaaatgaattaattgAGTGCTATTAATTACCAACTGGGAGCACAACGGTTCCCGGAGGGATTGAGTGCAGAGTTCCACCCCCCACCGGCCCCAGGAACGGTTTTGGCGTCTCCTTGCTTTGTCCCACCAGGATGCTGGGGTGCCCGGAGAAGGGGTGCTGTCACCCACGGTGGTCCCAGCCCTGTGGGGTGTTGGGTGGGGGAAGGGCAGCGGGTCCCCATCGTTAACGCGCCCCTTCGTCCTCTCCCTAACAGAGTCTCCCGCCAGTTCCCGCGTCACTCGGAGCTCTGGCCGGCAGCCGACCATCCTGAGCATGTTCTCCAAAGGGTCAGtctggtggcagggctgggacctcTGCCTCCTTTTACCGCGTGTCCCCCCCCGGGGAGCCTTcaccctcttcttcctctctgccacccGGGGCTTCCAAAAGTCGCGATTCTCAACGGGACTGGCCGGGAGAGCCCCAGATCCTCGTGCCGTTGGCTCCTCGGCTTCATCCGTTGCGTTTACAAACCGTTAGGTCCAACAAACGGAAATCGGAGGAGGTGAACGGGGAGGTGAAGCAGGAGGCCATGAAtgtggagaaggaggaagaggagctggaggacAAGGTGTGTGCCGGCACCGGTGGCAGCTGAGGGCTTTGCCGGCGGCTTTGCCGGGCCGCCGCGGCGCTGGGGTTGGGTGCGCTGTCTCGGAGGGCGTCGCGCTCTCCAACCTCCCCTCACGCCCCTTCGTTTCTCCCTCAAGGAGCAAGATGAGAAGAGGATTAAAATCGAAACCAAAgaagggtgaggaggaggaggaggaaggcccCGCGTTGGGCCTGGGGCTGTTTCCCTCCGCCGTGGCCTCGGTGAGACGGGGAGGACGACGATGTTACGCCGCTGTCTTCATCCCTTTGTACCTTTTTACACCCAGGTCAGAGATAAAAGATGAAATTACTCAGGTTAAGACTACGACACCTGCTAAAGTAAGTTCGTTTTCCTCCATCTCAGCGTTttagggtgattttttttattttcattttttttaaattttttagcTCTTTTAAAGGGCTGGGCTAAGGGAAAGATAAAGCCGTTTCCAGCCCACCCAGCTTCCCAACCTcactggggcgggggggggggatggtTTTGGGGAGCTGCTTTCAATGCCGGGGCAGCGGCCGCTGTTGTGCTTTACAAACCCTCGTTTGTGCTAACGAACGGGACcgtggggggagggagaagctgACGCAGCCTCCCTCGTCTTGCAGACCACCCCTCCCAAGTGCGTCGACTGCAGGCAGTACCTCGATGATCCCGACCTCAAATTCTTCCAAGGGGATCCTGATGATGCCGTAAGGGATTTAACGCTCCTTCTCCGGGCGGGGGGAGAGCTGTGGCGCTAACGGGAATGCTCCTTCAACAACGTCTTCTCTCCTCGGTGTAGCTGGAGGAGCCAGAAATGCTGACGGACGAGCGTTTGTCCCTCTTCGACGCCAACGAAGATGGCTTTGAGAGCTACGAGGACCTGCCGCAGCACAAAGTCACCTCTTTtaggtgaggggggggggggggcgggcggaaAGCAGGCGATTCAAAACCTGCTACATTGACAAACCTCCCGGGATAAGGCGTCGAGCTCCCATCTCCGTCCTTCGCCAGCGTCTACGACAAGCGAGGTCACTTGTGCCCCTTTGACACCGGCTTGATCGAGAGGAACATCGAGTTGTATTTCAGCGGTGCCGTGAAGCCCATCTACGACGATAACCCTTGTCTGGACGGTGAGTCGGGCGCGGAGGAGCCTCGGGGGCCGCAGGGCCGGGGCGGTTTGTCACCTTACATCTTGCCTTGACGCCCTGCGCAAAACGAAGGCGGGTCCGGGTGGCGTTTTGGCATCCTGCAGCCGCTCGGGGCTTGGGTGTTTTTGGGTGCTGAAGGCTGAAATCgaggttttcttgctttcaggTGGGGTGAGAGCCAAGAAGTTGGGACCCATAAACGCCTGGTGGATTACGGGGTTCGATGGAGGGGAGAAGGCTCTGATCGGCTTCACCACAGGTGAGTGAGCGAGGATGGGGGGGCGTTGGGCTCGGGGAGCACGTCTGACTTGGGATCGCAGTCTCCATCATGTATCCGGCTGGTGAAGGAACTTTATTTGGGTTCGTGGACTTTGCTGCTGCCGGGAACCGGCCCCAACAAGCCCAGGGCGAGGTGGAGGACCGTGCCGAAGCGTGGCTCTGGGTTTATTTAGCACAGCGGCGCCTAAACGCGTATAAAACCGCTTGCTGAGCTCGCAGCTGCTTGGCAGCGCCCTGCGTGAGGCTGTCGGAGCTGGGGCAAGCGAGGCCGGGTCAGGGTCTCTCTCGGAGGGAGTCTTCTCTTTGCTCTTGACCTCTCGGCCCCGTTGCGGGGCTCTGTTGCTTTCTTACTCCACTCCCCAGGCTTTTTGGACAggtttgtgttgagaaaggtCTTGGAGGAACGCCCAGTCCCGGCCAGCCCTTGGCTCCGTGTCCCAGCTggcttccccccctccccccccgtaGTTTATTTGGGGGAAGCAGCTGATTTTTGGGGGCTTTAAAAGCTTTCTCCCTTCACCGTTATTGCAAGGAACCCTGGTGATATCAGAGGACTTAACTCTCCTGCGCATCAGCAAATGGAGTTtgtagtgagaaaaaaaaaaaaaaccaaactcaaacCCTGGattatctttgttttctaattagGGAACAGCAAAAAGAGAAGGCTAGCGCACGGATAGCGCACCCCACCTTgcgtcccccctcccccctcgcTTTGGTGGCGATAGCTGAGTGACCGTGGGTCCTGGCTCGTGGTAGAGCATCCCTGCAGACTTACGTCTCGGTGCTGTAGCGGCGTGGATGGGCTGGTCTTCCTCCCGGCAGGACTCGCTCATCCTGAAATCCCGCTCAATTTCCCGGTATTTTAACTACCCGCAGCCTTCGCGGATTACATCCTGATGGAGCCCAGTGAGGAGTACGCCCCCATATTCGCCCTCATGCAAGAGAAGATCTACATGAGTAAAATCGTCGTCGAGTTCCTGCAGAACAACCGCGACGTCAGCTACGAGGATCTGCTCAACAAAATCGAGGTGAAAATCCCAACGGCGGTGGCATCCCCGGGGGTGGGCGTCGCTCCGGCACCCTTTCCCTAACCAACCCCTCCTCGCAGACCACCGTACCTCCCGCGGGGCTGAACTTCAACCGCTTCACAGAGGACTCGCTCCTGCGACATGCCCAGTTTGTGGTGGAGCAGGTGGAAAGCTACGACGAAGCCGGCGACAGCGACGAACCCCCCGTCCTCATCACGCCCTGCATGAGGGACTTGATCAAGTTGGCTGGAGTCACCTTGGGGAAGAGGTGAGCCCAGTGGCCCCGTGTAGACACGCTTTTTGGGGGGCACTTGGCTTCGGTGCATCCCAGGAGGAGCCCGGCGGGTTGGTTCCCATCGGCTTTGCGCGGGGGATCCTGCCAGGAAAAGCTTTTGGCTTGTTCCCAGCTGGGATGACCTGAGGATTTATGCTCAGTAGCATGAGCAGCACTGGGAAACTGGAGTAGAAATCCTCcccaaactggaaaaaactCTCAGCCTAGTGCTTCCCCGAGCGAGGAAAGGCGCTGGGTTGGGTCCCCGGAGCCTGGCTTTGCTCCCTGCCCCACTGTAGCATCCTTTCGGGACCCTGTGCCAGCCACAGCGCGTTCCTGGGTGCCTGTCAGGGGATCCTGTCAGGGAATCCTGCCGTGGTCCTGGCCTCTTGGGTGCCCTGGGGAGAGCTCTGTTCCCTGGGGATCCTCCTTGGGTGCCAGGCTGTTCCTTGTGGCTGTAGCTGTCAGCGATCCGAGGCAGGGAGTCGCCTCTCACCGCTGTCCCCTTGGTCACAGGCGAGCTGTCAGGCGGCAGGCCATCCGGCACCCCACCAAAATAGACAAGGACAAAGGTCCCACCAAAGCTACCACCACCAAGCTGGTGTACCTCATCTTCGACACCTTCTTCTCGGAGCAGATCGAGAAGGACGAGAAGGAAGATGACAAGGAGAACGCCATGAAGCGCCGGCGCTGTGGCGTCTGCGAGGTAAtgggggagggtggggtgggggtgctgaAGTGACCCGATCCCCTTGCCGTCCCTTCCATCCCAGATGAATTGCCCGCTCTGGGGTCGCTCCTTTGGGGTAGGGGAGCTGTTTCCAGAAGCCACGGAGCTTCCCGCTGTCTGAGGGATTTCCActgtcccttctccctgctccaggtCTGCCAGCAGCCCGAGTGCGGGAAGTGCAAAGCTTGCCAGAACATGGTGAAGTTCGGGGGCAGCGGCCGGAGCAAGCAGGCTTGTTTGCAGAGGAGGTGCGTCTCACCCGGGCAGCGATGTCTCCTACCAAAATCCTCTCCGCATCCGGAGAGAGGGGACGTGGtctctgccccctgccctgctgcaatgccggtccctgtgtccccaggtGTCCCAACCTGGCCGTCCGGGAAGCTGATGAAGACGAAGAGGTAGATGACAACATCCCCGAGATGCCCTCGCCCAAGaagatgctgcagggcaggaagaagaagcagaacAAGAGCCGTATCTCCTGGGTGGGGGAGCCCGTCAAGGTGAGGCTGGGCAGGACCCCGCTGGGGTGGGTGCTTGGGCTGCGTCGCTCGCCCGCGTGGGGGGTTTTAACGGGGTTCTCCGCTGTCCCGCCGCTTCTGCAGAGCGATGGGAAGAAGGACTACTACCAGAGGGTCTGCATCGACTCGGAGACCCTGGAGGTGGGAGACTGTGTCTCTGTCAGTCCCGACGATCCCACCAAGCCCCTCTACCTCGCCAGGTCGGTGCCGTGGTGCTGAAGGGGCTGAATTTCTGTCTCCTGTTGGGGGTGGACGTGCGTGGGAACAGCTGACCTTCCCAATTAGAGAACGCTAATTgcgtggctgtgctgctgtctggGGGCTCTCCGGCTCTGGCGAGGCTCAGAGCAGCTTTTTTGGTGCCTCGTAACCCTggctccttccccctcagggtGACAGCCATGTGGGAGGACAGCAGTGGCCAAATGTTCCACGCGCACTGGTTCTGCCCGGGCTCGGACACCGTCCTGGGGGCCACCTCCGACCCCCTGGAGCTCTTCTTGGTGGACGAGTGCGAGGACATGCAGCTCTCCTACATCCATGGCAAAGTCAAAGTGATCTACAAGGCGCCCTCGGAGAACTGGTCCATGGAGGTGGGTGACAGCCCTGCAAACCTTGGCGCTGGCCCGGAGCTGGCGCGGTGTGAGCGGCGTCACCGATCCCTGTGAACACCTCTCTCCTAGCAGGGCGGGCTGGACATGGAGATCAAGATGGTGGAAGACGACGGGAGAACTTATTTTTATCAGATGTGGTACGACCAGGAGTACGCTCGATTCGAGTCCCCGCCGAAAACTCAGCCCACGGAAGACAACAAATACAAGTGAGCGCGTGCGGGGCAGAGGTGCTCGGGGTCTGCTTTGCCCAAAATGGGTGGCCGGAGCTTCTTGGCTTTGGCAGGGTCCCCATCCCCGCGTTCCGTCCCCATTCCCGCAGGTTCTGCATGAGCTGCACGCGCCTGGACGAGGTAAGGCACAAGGAGATACCCAAAGTGGCCGAGCCCTTGGAGGAAGGGGATGGGAAGATGTTCTACGCCATGGCCACCAAGAACGGAGTGCAGTACAGGGTGGGAGATGGTGTCTACCTCCTGCCAGAAGCTTTTTCCTTCAGGTTGGTGCTCGCAGGGAGGCGGTTTACTCGCTTCTCAGGGTGCTATTTGGTCCAGCTTTTGGTAGCAGAGGACGTAGTCTGCGGGTGGTGAATCCCACCCGTAAACAAAGCACCCCATCGCCCTTATTTCCAAAAGCTTAGCTTAAAAATCAAGGTGCTTCTGACCCCAATTTCTCCTCCCGTCGTTAAACCGAGCGACTTCTCCCTGCTCAGACAACCCCGATTGCTGAGCTGCTGTATTTTGGCAGAGGACTCGGAATCCTTTTGCgtgttactttttcttccaaaagagcGAGCCTGGGTAGATGAAAGGTGAAACAAgaccctgcctgctgcctgtaATTACCGGAGGAAAAATGGCAAATTTTTGGGAAGAGGGCCGGGGCAGCGACATGTAGGGCACCCCAGATTGCAGCCAGGCACGGTTATGGGATGGTCTGGCTGTAAAACGCTTGCGCTGTGGAGCGGGAGGTTCGGTGCCGGCGCTGCCGTGGTGGCTCGGTGCCCACCTTCCGTCGAGGAGGAAGCAGGCAGGCTAGGCAGCGCTGGGGGAGGATGCTCTGTGCTGTTAGggtattttttttggggggggaaagagATACCCcaacttccttttctctccGTCTCCCCAGCATGAAACCTGCCAGCCCAGCCAAGCGCCCCAAAAAGGAGGCGGTGGATGAGGAGCTGCACCCGGAGCACTACCGCAAGTACTCGGAGTACATCAAGGGCAGCAACCTGGATGCTCCCGACCCTTACCGCGTGGGCCGCATCAAAGAGATCTTCTGTAACATCCGCAGCAACGGCAAACCCAACGAGGCTGACATCAAGCTGCACATCTGGAAGTTTTACAGGTGAGCGGCGCTGCTGGGGTCTGTGGGGGTGCACagccctccccccacccccgaagTGGGCTGCAGGGCCGGCCTGAGAGCGCAGGTGCTGGGAAAAGCTCTGCGCCGTCAGCTCGAGGTCGCGTCGGAGCCAGGCGCCTTGAGCCACCGCGGTGTGGGCGCTGCTCGAAGGGGCTCACCGCGGCACTTTGGGCTCAGCCCCCGGTGCTGTACCACACTGCCAGCGCCATCCCAGGGCGTGGGTGTTTACCCAGACATTTGCAGGCTCTTAgtcatccccccccccccccgccccccaccgcGGAGGGATGTGTGTGAAGAGCCTTGGCAGCGGGAGAGGAACGTGCTGATGCTCGGGACGGCGTGTTTCGAGCATAACAGCTCCTCGCTTTAGCGCTCTCTGCCTTTAAATTCACTTACCAGCTCTGGTGGTGGTTCCCCCTCCCTTTAAGAAGacccccccctcaaaaaaactCCCGTTagtgtgaaagaaaacatcCCTTTGGTGCTGTGCCCGGGCCGTGCCAGTGAACAtgtgcagctggaggaaaaaaaccctcctctCTCTGGGGAGACGGAGCGGTGTGAGTGCCAGAGGCCGGACGGCAGTGAGGATCTCGCTGAAAACGTTTCCTcgtggtgttttttttgttgtttttttttccccccgccTTGCAGACCCGAAAACACGCACAAATCCATGAAAGCCAGCTACCACGCGGACATCAACCTCCTGTACTGGAGCGACGAGGAGACGACGGTCGATTTCCGTGCGGTGCAGGGCCGTTGCACGGTGGTGTACGGGGAGGATCTGACGGAGAGCATTCAGGA
It includes:
- the DNMT1 gene encoding DNA (cytosine-5)-methyltransferase 1 isoform X3; protein product: MPARAAPLPPAPLPAELRRRLQDLERDEDSLSEKECVKEKLSLIHGFLQADVQNQLSELEAKLRCKELSEERYLAKVKALLHQELAVENGAAAPLLQASNGCAKNGAYGSDEDSERAGPDGEEDSAMEMEEAVEEAATSSSSSLSVPTPRARKARRSRSNGESKKSPASSRVTRSSGRQPTILSMFSKGSNKRKSEEVNGEVKQEAMNVEKEEEELEDKEQDEKRIKIETKEGSEIKDEITQVKTTTPAKTTPPKCVDCRQYLDDPDLKFFQGDPDDALEEPEMLTDERLSLFDANEDGFESYEDLPQHKVTSFSVYDKRGHLCPFDTGLIERNIELYFSGAVKPIYDDNPCLDGGVRAKKLGPINAWWITGFDGGEKALIGFTTAFADYILMEPSEEYAPIFALMQEKIYMSKIVVEFLQNNRDVSYEDLLNKIETTVPPAGLNFNRFTEDSLLRHAQFVVEQVESYDEAGDSDEPPVLITPCMRDLIKLAGVTLGKRRAVRRQAIRHPTKIDKDKGPTKATTTKLVYLIFDTFFSEQIEKDEKEDDKENAMKRRRCGVCEVCQQPECGKCKACQNMVKFGGSGRSKQACLQRRCPNLAVREADEDEEVDDNIPEMPSPKKMLQGRKKKQNKSRISWVGEPVKSDGKKDYYQRVCIDSETLEVGDCVSVSPDDPTKPLYLARVTAMWEDSSGQMFHAHWFCPGSDTVLGATSDPLELFLVDECEDMQLSYIHGKVKVIYKAPSENWSMEQGGLDMEIKMVEDDGRTYFYQMWYDQEYARFESPPKTQPTEDNKYKFCMSCTRLDEVRHKEIPKVAEPLEEGDGKMFYAMATKNGVQYRVGDGVYLLPEAFSFSMKPASPAKRPKKEAVDEELHPEHYRKYSEYIKGSNLDAPDPYRVGRIKEIFCNIRSNGKPNEADIKLHIWKFYRPENTHKSMKASYHADINLLYWSDEETTVDFRAVQGRCTVVYGEDLTESIQDYSAGGLDRFYFLEAYNAKTKSFEDPPNHARSSGNKGKGKGKGKGKGKGKSSVSCEQAEQEPAELKLPKLRTLDVFSGCGGLSEGFHQAGVSETLWAIEMWEPAAQAFRLNNPGTTVFTEDCNVLLKLVMSGEKTNSLGQKLPQKGDVEMLCGGPPCQGFSGMNRFNSRTYSKFKNSLVVSFLSYCDYYRPRFFLLENVRNFVSFKRSMVLKLTLRCLVRMGYQCTFGVLQAGQYGVAQTRRRAIVLAAAPGEKLPMFPEPLHVFAPRACQLSVVVDDKKFVSNITRTYSGPFRTITVRDTMSDLPEIRNGASALEISYNGEPQSWFQRQIRGSQYQPILRDHICKDMSALVAARMRHIPLAPGSDWRDLPNIEVRLSDGTTTRKLRYTHHEKKNGRSSSGALRGVCSCAEGKPCDPADRQFNTLIPWCLPHTGNRHNHWAGLYGRLEWDGFFSTTVTNPEPMGKQGRVLHPEQHRVVSVRECARSQGFPDTYRLFGNILDKHRQVGNAVPPPLAKAIGLEIKSCVLAKLREDTAETSALEKMETMEMAN
- the DNMT1 gene encoding DNA (cytosine-5)-methyltransferase 1 isoform X1, translated to MPARAAPLPPAPLPAELRRRLQDLERDEDSLSEKECVKEKLSLIHGFLQADVQNQLSELEAKLRCKELSEERYLAKVKALLHQELAVENGAAAPLLQASNGCAKNGAYGSDEDSERAGPDGEEDSAMEMEEAVEEAATSSSSSLSVPTPRARKARRSRSNGESKKSPASSRVTRSSGRQPTILSMFSKGSNKRKSEEVNGEVKQEAMNVEKEEEELEDKEQDEKRIKIETKEGSEIKDEITQVKTTTPAKTTPPKCVDCRQYLDDPDLKFFQGDPDDALEEPEMLTDERLSLFDANEDGFESYEDLPQHKVTSFSVYDKRGHLCPFDTGLIERNIELYFSGAVKPIYDDNPCLDGGVRAKKLGPINAWWITGFDGGEKALIGFTTAFADYILMEPSEEYAPIFALMQEKIYMSKIVVEFLQNNRDVSYEDLLNKIETTVPPAGLNFNRFTEDSLLRHAQFVVEQVESYDEAGDSDEPPVLITPCMRDLIKLAGVTLGKRRAVRRQAIRHPTKIDKDKGPTKATTTKLVYLIFDTFFSEQIEKDEKEDDKENAMKRRRCGVCEVCQQPECGKCKACQNMVKFGGSGRSKQACLQRRCPNLAVREADEDEEVDDNIPEMPSPKKMLQGRKKKQNKSRISWVGEPVKSDGKKDYYQRVCIDSETLEVGDCVSVSPDDPTKPLYLARVTAMWEDSSGQMFHAHWFCPGSDTVLGATSDPLELFLVDECEDMQLSYIHGKVKVIYKAPSENWSMEQGGLDMEIKMVEDDGRTYFYQMWYDQEYARFESPPKTQPTEDNKYKFCMSCTRLDEVRHKEIPKVAEPLEEGDGKMFYAMATKNGVQYRVGDGVYLLPEAFSFSMKPASPAKRPKKEAVDEELHPEHYRKYSEYIKGSNLDAPDPYRVGRIKEIFCNIRSNGKPNEADIKLHIWKFYRPENTHKSMKASYHADINLLYWSDEETTVDFRAVQGRCTVVYGEDLTESIQDYSAGGLDRFYFLEAYNAKTKSFEDPPNHARSSGNKGKGKGKGKGKGKGKSSVSCEQAEQEPAELKLPKLRTLDVFSGCGGLSEGFHQAGVSETLWAIEMWEPAAQAFRLNNPGTTVFTEDCNVLLKLVMSGEKTNSLGQKLPQKGDVEMLCGGPPCQGFSGMNRFNSRTYSKFKNSLVVSFLSYCDYYRPRFFLLENVRNFVSFKRSMVLKLTLRCLVRMGYQCTFGVLQAGQYGVAQTRRRAIVLAAAPGEKLPMFPEPLHVFAPRACQLSVVVDDKKFVSNITRTYSGPFRTITVRDTMSDLPEIRNGASALEISYNGEPQSWFQRQIRGSQYQPILRDHICKDMSALVAARMRHIPLAPGSDWRDLPNIEVRLSDGTTTRKLRYTHHEKKNGRSSSGALRGVCSCAEGKPCDPADRQFNTLIPWCLPHTGNRHNHWAGLYGRLEWDGFFSTTVTNPEPMGKQGRVLHPEQHRVVSVRECARSQGFPDTYRLFGNILDKHRQVGNAVPPPLAKAIGLEIKSCVLAKLREDTAASPPPLSPETSALEKMETMEMAN
- the DNMT1 gene encoding DNA (cytosine-5)-methyltransferase 1 isoform X4 codes for the protein MPARAAPLPPAPLPAELRRRLQDLERDEDSLSEKECVKEKLSLIHGFLQADVQNQLSELEAKLRCKELSEERYLAKVKALLHQELAVENGAAAPLLQASNGCAKNGAYGSDEDSERAGPDGEEDSAMEMEEAVEEAATSSSSSLSVPTPRARKARRSRSNGESKKSPASSRVTRSSGRQPTILSMFSKGSNKRKSEEVNGEVKQEAMNVEKEEEELEDKEQDEKRIKIETKEGSEIKDEITQVKTTTPAKTTPPKCVDCRQYLDDPDLKFFQGDPDDALEEPEMLTDERLSLFDANEDGFESYEDLPQHKVTSFSVYDKRGHLCPFDTGLIERNIELYFSGAVKPIYDDNPCLDGGVRAKKLGPINAWWITGFDGGEKALIGFTTAFADYILMEPSEEYAPIFALMQEKIYMSKIVVEFLQNNRDVSYEDLLNKIETTVPPAGLNFNRFTEDSLLRHAQFVVEQVESYDEAGDSDEPPVLITPCMRDLIKLAGVTLGKRRAVRRQAIRHPTKIDKDKGPTKATTTKLVYLIFDTFFSEQIEKDEKEDDKENAMKRRRCGVCEVCQQPECGKCKACQNMVKFGGSGRSKQACLQRRCPNLAVREADEDEEVDDNIPEMPSPKKMLQGRKKKQNKSRISWVGEPVKSDGKKDYYQRVCIDSETLEVGDCVSVSPDDPTKPLYLARVTAMWEDSSGQMFHAHWFCPGSDTVLGATSDPLELFLVDECEDMQLSYIHGKVKVIYKAPSENWSMEQGGLDMEIKMVEDDGRTYFYQMWYDQEYARFESPPKTQPTEDNKYKFCMSCTRLDEVRHKEIPKVAEPLEEGDGKMFYAMATKNGVQYRVGDGVYLLPEAFSFSMKPASPAKRPKKEAVDEELHPEHYRKYSEYIKGSNLDAPDPYRVGRIKEIFCNIRSNGKPNEADIKLHIWKFYRPENTHKSMKASYHADINLLYWSDEETTVDFRAVQGRCTVVYGEDLTESIQDYSAGGLDRFYFLEAYNAKTKSFEDPPNHARSSGNKGKGKGKGKGKGKGKSSVSCEQAEQEPAELKLPKLRTLDVFSGCGGLSEGFHQAGVSETLWAIEMWEPAAQAFRLNNPGTTVFTEDCNVLLKLVMSGEKTNSLGQKLPQKGDVEMLCGGPPCQGFSGMNRFNSRTYSKFKNSLVVSFLSYCDYYRPRFFLLENVRNFVSFKRSMVLKLTLRCLVRMGYQCTFGVLQAGQYGVAQTRRRAIVLAAAPGEKLPMFPEPLHVFAPRACQLSVVVDDKKFVSNITRTYSGPFRTITVRDTMSDLPEIRNGASALEISYNGEPQSWFQRQIRGSQYQPILRDHICKDMSALVAARMRHIPLAPGSDWRDLPNIEVRLSDGTTTRKLRYTHHEKKNGRSSSGALRGVCSCAEGKPCDPADRQFNTLIPWCLPHTGNRHNHWAGLYGRLEWDGFFSTTVTNPEPMGKQGRVLHPEQHRVVSVRECARSQGFPDTYRLFGNILDKHRQPKPSGWRSSRACWQS
- the DNMT1 gene encoding DNA (cytosine-5)-methyltransferase 1 isoform X2, with amino-acid sequence MPARAAPLPPAPLPAELRRRLQDLERDEDSLSEKECVKEKLSLIHGFLQADVQNQLSELEAKLRCKELSEERYLAKVKALLHQELAVENGAAAPLLQASNGCAKNGAYGSDEDSERAGPDGEEDSAMEMEEAVEEAATSSSSSLSVPTPRARKARRSRSNGESKKSPASSRVTRSSGRQPTILSMFSKGSNKRKSEEVNGEVKQEAMNVEKEEEELEDKEQDEKRIKIETKEGSEIKDEITQVKTTTPAKTTPPKCVDCRQYLDDPDLKFFQGDPDDALEEPEMLTDERLSLFDANEDGFESYEDLPQHKVTSFSVYDKRGHLCPFDTGLIERNIELYFSGAVKPIYDDNPCLDGGVRAKKLGPINAWWITGFDGGEKALIGFTTAFADYILMEPSEEYAPIFALMQEKIYMSKIVVEFLQNNRDVSYEDLLNKIETTVPPAGLNFNRFTEDSLLRHAQFVVEQVESYDEAGDSDEPPVLITPCMRDLIKLAGVTLGKRRAVRRQAIRHPTKIDKDKGPTKATTTKLVYLIFDTFFSEQIEKDEKEDDKENAMKRRRCGVCEVCQQPECGKCKACQNMVKFGGSGRSKQACLQRRCPNLAVREADEDEEVDDNIPEMPSPKKMLQGRKKKQNKSRISWVGEPVKSDGKKDYYQRVCIDSETLEVGDCVSVSPDDPTKPLYLARVTAMWEDSSGQMFHAHWFCPGSDTVLGATSDPLELFLVDECEDMQLSYIHGKVKVIYKAPSENWSMEGGLDMEIKMVEDDGRTYFYQMWYDQEYARFESPPKTQPTEDNKYKFCMSCTRLDEVRHKEIPKVAEPLEEGDGKMFYAMATKNGVQYRVGDGVYLLPEAFSFSMKPASPAKRPKKEAVDEELHPEHYRKYSEYIKGSNLDAPDPYRVGRIKEIFCNIRSNGKPNEADIKLHIWKFYRPENTHKSMKASYHADINLLYWSDEETTVDFRAVQGRCTVVYGEDLTESIQDYSAGGLDRFYFLEAYNAKTKSFEDPPNHARSSGNKGKGKGKGKGKGKGKSSVSCEQAEQEPAELKLPKLRTLDVFSGCGGLSEGFHQAGVSETLWAIEMWEPAAQAFRLNNPGTTVFTEDCNVLLKLVMSGEKTNSLGQKLPQKGDVEMLCGGPPCQGFSGMNRFNSRTYSKFKNSLVVSFLSYCDYYRPRFFLLENVRNFVSFKRSMVLKLTLRCLVRMGYQCTFGVLQAGQYGVAQTRRRAIVLAAAPGEKLPMFPEPLHVFAPRACQLSVVVDDKKFVSNITRTYSGPFRTITVRDTMSDLPEIRNGASALEISYNGEPQSWFQRQIRGSQYQPILRDHICKDMSALVAARMRHIPLAPGSDWRDLPNIEVRLSDGTTTRKLRYTHHEKKNGRSSSGALRGVCSCAEGKPCDPADRQFNTLIPWCLPHTGNRHNHWAGLYGRLEWDGFFSTTVTNPEPMGKQGRVLHPEQHRVVSVRECARSQGFPDTYRLFGNILDKHRQVGNAVPPPLAKAIGLEIKSCVLAKLREDTAASPPPLSPETSALEKMETMEMAN